Proteins found in one Streptomyces sp. NBC_00461 genomic segment:
- a CDS encoding SulP family inorganic anion transporter — translation MSACAPTRTTNSTRTESVHQPHSPPPAPHRRFRVAGADVSASIAVFLIALPLSLGIALATGAPLQAGLVAAAVGGLVAGRIGGCPLQVSGPAAGLTVVTADLIHHYGWRTTCAITVLAGLAQLGLGCLRVARTALAVSPAIVHGVLAGIGVTIAVAQLHIVLGGTPQSSVLDNLRALPAQLANLHPAAVTVSVLTLTLLLLWPRIPGRVGRLLRRIPAALVAVAGSTAAASLAGLSMAKVDLPSWSSHALAGLPEGPVLGLIAAVLTTTLVCSVQSLLGAVAVDKLAAARPGLTARVGRADLDRELLGQGAANIVSGALGGLPVAGVAVRSSANVNAGAVSRNSTMLHGVLVVVAALLMVPILEFIPLASLAALVMAVGIQMVSLHHIRTVTRHREVLVYTVTTLGVVVLGVLEGVTLGIAVAVAVAMQRLARTRITHEEREGVHHVRVRGQLTFLAVPRLSRALHLVPHDAHAVVELDGSFMDHAAYESLQDWQNTHTAQGGSVELTGRRPGTRSSEPMPLAEGHGESSVGCLCRPWTPWRNHQCEPSRSAAPADHTGAPSEPSGSSEPSGPSNPSGQIGRSARDSRSGHQLARGISAFQRNTAPLVRGELARLAREGQRPSQLFLTCADSRLVTSMITSSGPGDLFVVRNVGNLVPLPGEESGDDSVAAAIEYAVDVLKVRSITVCGHSGCGAMQALLTAEPVGPPTPLKRWLRHGLPSLERMADDGRPWARLAGRAPADAVEQLCLTNVVQQLEHLHTHESVSRALREGALELHGMYFHVGEAQAYLLTGTDGDEVFDHVEAAGLSA, via the coding sequence ATGTCAGCTTGTGCCCCCACTCGCACCACCAACTCGACTCGGACCGAGAGCGTCCACCAGCCCCACAGTCCACCCCCGGCCCCGCACCGCCGCTTCCGCGTCGCCGGAGCCGATGTGTCGGCCTCGATCGCGGTCTTCCTGATCGCCCTCCCCCTGTCCCTGGGCATCGCCCTCGCCACCGGCGCCCCGCTCCAGGCCGGCCTGGTCGCCGCCGCGGTCGGCGGACTGGTCGCCGGGCGGATCGGCGGCTGTCCACTCCAGGTCAGCGGCCCCGCCGCGGGCCTCACGGTCGTCACCGCCGACCTCATCCACCACTACGGCTGGCGTACGACCTGTGCCATCACGGTCCTCGCCGGCCTCGCCCAACTGGGCCTCGGCTGCCTGCGCGTGGCCCGGACCGCGCTCGCCGTCAGCCCCGCCATCGTGCACGGCGTGCTCGCCGGCATCGGCGTCACCATCGCCGTGGCCCAGCTGCACATCGTCCTCGGCGGCACCCCGCAGAGCTCCGTCCTCGACAACCTCCGGGCGCTGCCGGCCCAGTTGGCGAACCTGCATCCCGCCGCGGTGACCGTCAGCGTGCTGACCCTGACCCTGCTGCTGCTCTGGCCGCGGATCCCCGGTCGGGTGGGGCGCCTGCTGCGCAGGATCCCGGCCGCACTGGTCGCGGTGGCCGGCTCCACCGCGGCCGCCTCGCTCGCCGGGCTGAGCATGGCCAAGGTCGACCTGCCGTCCTGGAGCAGCCATGCCCTGGCCGGACTTCCCGAGGGCCCGGTGCTCGGCCTGATCGCGGCCGTGCTCACCACCACGCTGGTGTGCAGCGTGCAGTCGCTGCTCGGTGCGGTCGCCGTGGACAAGCTGGCCGCCGCGCGCCCCGGCCTGACCGCCCGCGTCGGCCGCGCCGACCTGGACCGCGAACTGCTGGGGCAGGGCGCCGCCAACATCGTCTCCGGGGCGCTCGGCGGACTGCCGGTCGCCGGAGTGGCCGTGAGAAGTTCGGCGAATGTGAACGCGGGTGCCGTGAGCCGGAACTCCACGATGCTGCACGGCGTTCTGGTAGTAGTCGCCGCGCTGCTGATGGTTCCGATCCTGGAGTTCATCCCGCTCGCCTCACTCGCCGCCCTGGTGATGGCCGTCGGCATCCAGATGGTGTCCCTGCACCACATCCGCACGGTGACCCGCCACCGGGAAGTGCTGGTGTACACCGTCACCACACTCGGCGTGGTGGTCCTAGGCGTCCTGGAGGGCGTGACCCTCGGGATCGCCGTGGCCGTCGCCGTCGCCATGCAGCGCCTGGCCCGCACCCGCATCACGCACGAAGAGAGGGAAGGAGTCCATCATGTACGTGTCCGGGGCCAGTTGACGTTCCTCGCGGTGCCGCGGCTCAGCCGGGCCCTGCATCTCGTACCCCACGACGCCCACGCCGTGGTGGAGTTGGACGGGTCCTTCATGGATCACGCGGCGTACGAGTCACTGCAGGACTGGCAGAACACGCACACGGCACAGGGCGGCTCCGTCGAGCTGACCGGCCGCAGACCCGGTACCCGCAGCAGCGAGCCCATGCCGCTCGCCGAGGGGCACGGCGAGTCCTCCGTCGGCTGCCTCTGCCGTCCCTGGACGCCCTGGCGCAACCACCAGTGCGAACCGTCGCGGTCCGCGGCGCCCGCGGACCACACCGGCGCGCCGAGCGAGCCGAGTGGTTCGAGCGAGCCGAGTGGGCCGAGCAACCCCAGCGGACAGATCGGTCGGAGCGCTCGGGACAGCCGGAGCGGGCATCAACTCGCGCGCGGTATCAGTGCGTTCCAGCGCAACACCGCACCGCTCGTGCGGGGTGAGCTGGCGCGTCTGGCCAGGGAGGGGCAGCGGCCGTCCCAGCTCTTCCTCACCTGCGCCGACTCACGGCTCGTCACGTCGATGATCACCTCCAGTGGTCCCGGCGACCTGTTCGTGGTGCGCAACGTGGGCAACCTCGTTCCCCTGCCGGGCGAGGAGAGCGGCGACGACTCGGTGGCGGCGGCGATCGAGTACGCCGTGGATGTGCTGAAGGTGCGGTCCATCACCGTGTGCGGGCACTCCGGGTGCGGGGCCATGCAGGCGCTGCTCACCGCCGAACCGGTCGGCCCCCCGACGCCGCTCAAGCGGTGGCTGCGGCACGGGCTGCCCAGCCTGGAGCGCATGGCCGACGACGGCCGGCCGTGGGCACGGCTCGCGGGCCGGGCGCCGGCCGACGCGGTCGAGCAGCTCTGTCTGACCAATGTGGTCCAGCAGTTGGAGCACCTGCACACCCACGAGTCGGTGTCCCGGGCCCTGCGGGAGGGTGCGCTGGAGCTGCACGGCATGTATTTCCACGTGGGCGAGGCTCAGGCGTATCTGCTGACGGGGACGGATGGTGACGAGGTGTTCGACCACGTGGAGGCGGCCGGCCTGTCCGCCTGA
- a CDS encoding ATP-binding protein — protein MKIAFVGKGGSGKTTVSSLFIRHLAATGAPVIAVDADINQHLGAALGLDEAEAAALPAMGDRLPLIKNHLRGSNPRIASAETMIKTTPPGEGSRLLRVCEDNPVYEACARPVELDGDAVRLMVTGPFTDADLGVACYHSKTGAVELCLNHLVDGRGEYVVVDMTAGSDSFASGMFTRFDITFLVAEPTRKGVSVYRQYKEYARDFGVVLKVVGNKVQGQDDLDFLRAEVGDDLLVTVGHSDWVRAMEKGRPPRFELLEDANRRALRTLEVAVDATYELRDRERYMRQMVHFHLKNADSWGNARTGADLAAQVDPGFVLGESVTASL, from the coding sequence ATGAAAATTGCTTTCGTCGGGAAGGGCGGCAGCGGCAAGACGACCGTGTCCTCCCTGTTCATCCGCCATCTCGCGGCCACCGGTGCGCCGGTCATCGCGGTCGACGCGGACATCAACCAGCATCTGGGGGCCGCGCTCGGCCTGGACGAGGCGGAGGCCGCCGCACTGCCCGCGATGGGCGACCGGCTGCCACTGATCAAGAACCACCTGCGCGGCTCGAATCCGCGCATCGCCTCCGCCGAGACGATGATCAAGACGACCCCGCCCGGCGAGGGCTCGCGGCTGCTGCGGGTGTGCGAGGACAACCCGGTCTACGAGGCCTGCGCCCGGCCGGTGGAACTCGACGGCGACGCCGTCCGTTTGATGGTCACCGGCCCCTTCACCGACGCCGACCTGGGGGTCGCCTGCTACCACTCCAAGACGGGAGCGGTGGAGCTGTGCCTGAACCACCTGGTGGACGGGCGCGGGGAGTACGTCGTGGTGGACATGACGGCGGGCTCCGACTCCTTCGCCTCCGGCATGTTCACCCGCTTCGACATCACCTTCCTCGTCGCCGAGCCGACGCGGAAGGGGGTCTCCGTCTATCGCCAGTACAAGGAGTACGCCCGTGACTTCGGCGTCGTGCTCAAGGTCGTCGGGAACAAGGTGCAGGGCCAGGACGACCTCGACTTCCTCCGCGCCGAGGTCGGGGACGACCTGCTGGTGACCGTCGGGCACTCGGACTGGGTGCGCGCCATGGAGAAGGGCCGCCCGCCCCGGTTCGAGCTCCTGGAGGACGCCAACCGCCGTGCCCTGCGCACCCTTGAGGTCGCCGTGGACGCGACGTACGAGCTGCGCGACCGGGAGCGCTACATGCGCCAGATGGTGCACTTCCACCTGAAGAACGCGGACTCGTGGGGCAACGCGCGCACCGGGGCCGACCTGGCGGCGCAGGTCGACCCCGGGTTCGTGCTCGGTGAGAGCGTCACCGCCTCCCTGTGA
- a CDS encoding oxidoreductase, giving the protein MSTTGASADPLAALGSLPGVTESVESVRKAVDRVYGHRVMRRRSNEITSEAALRGARGSAALSGADWALEEVRRRTDFSGDDDARVVGAALRLTAEAGQLLSIWRQSPLRVLARLHLVAAAGNGDEVGRPRQTGEPVDEPLIELPLPDADEVHGRLEGLSELVITGSSAPALVTAAVVHGELLALRPFTSRNGLVARTAERIVLVGSGLDPKSVCAAEVGHAELGRAAYLAALDGYVSGTPEGMSAWIAHCGRAVELGARESTAVCEALQRGAA; this is encoded by the coding sequence ATGAGTACGACAGGCGCGTCCGCCGATCCGCTCGCGGCCCTGGGTTCGCTGCCCGGTGTGACCGAGTCCGTGGAGTCCGTGCGCAAGGCCGTGGACCGGGTCTACGGACACCGGGTCATGAGGCGCCGCAGCAACGAGATCACCTCCGAGGCGGCGCTGCGCGGCGCTCGCGGGTCCGCGGCACTGTCCGGTGCCGACTGGGCCCTCGAAGAGGTGCGCCGGCGCACCGACTTCAGCGGTGACGACGATGCGCGCGTGGTGGGTGCGGCCCTGAGGCTGACCGCCGAGGCGGGTCAACTGCTCTCCATCTGGCGGCAGTCGCCGCTGAGGGTGCTGGCGCGACTGCACCTGGTGGCCGCGGCGGGCAACGGGGACGAGGTGGGACGGCCGCGACAGACGGGCGAGCCGGTCGACGAGCCGCTCATCGAACTGCCGCTGCCGGACGCCGACGAGGTGCACGGCCGGTTGGAGGGCCTGTCCGAGCTGGTCATCACCGGCAGCTCCGCGCCCGCCCTGGTGACGGCCGCCGTCGTCCACGGCGAACTCCTCGCGCTGCGCCCCTTCACGTCCCGCAACGGCCTCGTCGCGCGCACCGCCGAACGCATCGTCCTGGTGGGCAGCGGCCTCGACCCGAAATCCGTGTGCGCCGCCGAGGTCGGCCACGCCGAGCTGGGGCGCGCGGCCTATCTGGCGGCGCTGGACGGATACGTCTCCGGTACTCCGGAGGGCATGTCCGCCTGGATCGCCCACTGCGGCAGGGCGGTCGAGCTGGGCGCGCGCGAGTCCACGGCCGTGTGCGAGGCGCTGCAGCGTGGGGCGGCGTAA
- a CDS encoding HAD family hydrolase, which produces MLGVVENHSSPRTAAFFDLDKTVIAKSSTLTFSKSFYQGGLINRRAALRTAYAQFVFLVGGMDHDQMERTRKYLSQLVRGWNVQQVKEIVAETLHDLIDPIIYDEAASLIEEHHTAGRDVVIVSTSGAEVVEPIGELLGADRVVATRMVVGEDGCFTGEVAYYAYGPTKAEAVKELARSEGYDLDRCYAYSDSATDLPMLQEVGHPHAVNPDRTLRREALARGWPILDFHRPVRLKQRIPTFSVPPRPALVAAAAIGAAAATAGLVWYASRRRSAVA; this is translated from the coding sequence ATGCTCGGGGTCGTGGAAAACCACTCCTCGCCCCGCACAGCTGCCTTCTTTGACCTGGACAAGACGGTCATTGCGAAGTCGAGCACGCTCACGTTCAGCAAGTCGTTCTACCAAGGCGGGCTGATCAACCGCCGCGCCGCCTTGCGTACCGCATATGCCCAGTTCGTCTTCCTCGTCGGCGGCATGGACCACGACCAGATGGAGCGGACGCGCAAGTACCTCTCGCAGCTCGTCCGTGGCTGGAACGTCCAGCAGGTCAAGGAGATCGTCGCCGAGACCCTGCACGACCTGATCGACCCGATCATCTACGACGAGGCCGCCTCCCTCATCGAGGAGCACCACACCGCCGGCCGCGACGTCGTCATCGTGTCGACGTCGGGCGCCGAGGTGGTGGAGCCGATCGGCGAGCTGCTCGGCGCGGACCGCGTGGTGGCGACGCGCATGGTCGTCGGCGAGGACGGCTGCTTCACCGGCGAGGTGGCGTACTACGCGTACGGCCCGACGAAGGCGGAGGCGGTCAAGGAACTGGCCCGGTCCGAGGGGTACGACCTCGACCGCTGCTACGCCTACAGCGACTCGGCGACCGATCTGCCGATGCTGCAGGAGGTCGGTCATCCGCACGCCGTGAACCCGGACCGCACGCTGCGCCGCGAGGCACTCGCGCGCGGGTGGCCGATTCTCGATTTCCACCGGCCGGTCCGGCTCAAGCAGCGGATCCCGACATTCTCCGTACCGCCCCGTCCGGCACTCGTCGCGGCCGCCGCAATAGGCGCCGCGGCCGCCACCGCGGGTCTGGTCTGGTACGCGAGCCGACGCCGGTCGGCGGTCGCCTGA
- the ssd gene encoding septum site-determining protein Ssd has product METVTGAVTHEPPPAASGRQAGPLIVTEDVELLDDLLRLCAAAGATPEVHHSFPQRAGGWEAAPLVLVGDDAARRVRGAARRRGVVLVGRDQDDSGVWRRAVEIGADHVLMLPDGEQWLVDRIADVAEGVGRPALTVGVIGGRGGAGASTLACALAVTSAREGLRTLLVDADPLGGGLDVLLGGESAEGLRWPAFAASRGRVGGGALEESLPQLHSLRVLSWDRGDRIAVPAQAVRAVLAAARRRGGTVVVDLPRRVDDGVAEALAQLDVGLLVVPGELRAVAAAGRVASAVGMVLRDLRVAVRGPYAPGLDDREVARLLGLPLAGELPVETGLLRPGESKAPPAAGGRGPLARFCKEFWERALVETGGA; this is encoded by the coding sequence ATGGAAACCGTGACCGGAGCCGTCACACACGAACCACCGCCCGCCGCCTCGGGGCGGCAGGCCGGACCACTGATCGTCACGGAGGACGTCGAGCTGCTCGACGACCTGCTGCGGCTGTGCGCCGCGGCGGGCGCGACGCCCGAGGTCCACCACTCGTTTCCGCAGCGTGCGGGCGGTTGGGAGGCCGCACCGCTCGTCCTGGTCGGCGACGACGCGGCACGGCGCGTGCGCGGGGCCGCACGCAGGCGAGGAGTGGTGCTGGTCGGCCGTGACCAGGACGACTCCGGGGTCTGGCGCCGGGCCGTCGAGATCGGCGCCGACCACGTGCTGATGCTGCCCGACGGCGAACAGTGGCTGGTCGACCGGATCGCGGACGTGGCCGAGGGCGTGGGGCGGCCCGCCCTCACCGTGGGCGTCATCGGGGGCCGCGGCGGGGCCGGAGCATCCACACTCGCGTGCGCCCTCGCCGTCACCTCCGCGCGCGAGGGACTGCGCACCCTGCTCGTGGACGCCGATCCACTGGGCGGTGGACTGGATGTACTCCTCGGCGGCGAGAGCGCCGAGGGGCTGCGCTGGCCCGCCTTCGCCGCCTCCCGCGGGCGGGTCGGCGGCGGCGCCCTGGAGGAGTCGCTGCCACAGCTCCACTCCCTGCGGGTGCTCAGCTGGGACCGAGGTGACCGTATCGCCGTCCCGGCTCAGGCCGTACGGGCGGTGCTCGCCGCGGCCCGGCGACGCGGCGGCACCGTGGTCGTCGACCTGCCGCGCCGTGTCGACGACGGGGTCGCCGAGGCCCTTGCCCAGCTCGACGTCGGGCTCCTGGTGGTCCCCGGCGAACTGCGCGCCGTGGCCGCGGCCGGGCGGGTGGCGTCCGCCGTCGGCATGGTCCTGCGCGACCTGAGGGTCGCGGTACGGGGTCCGTACGCACCCGGGCTCGACGACCGTGAGGTGGCCCGGCTGCTCGGACTGCCACTGGCAGGCGAACTGCCCGTGGAGACGGGCCTGCTGCGCCCGGGGGAGAGCAAGGCACCGCCCGCTGCAGGCGGCCGCGGGCCCCTGGCGCGCTTCTGCAAGGAGTTCTGGGAGCGGGCGCTGGTCGAAACGGGTGGCGCATGA